The Clavelina lepadiformis chromosome 3, kaClaLepa1.1, whole genome shotgun sequence region AAACGGcaataaactttaaataaaGTGGGTAAGTGACCATTTCACCGTAAGGTTAGGAGAATAGGTACATACAAAATGTTGATTTAAGCTTTTTGGGGTTAATTGAGATTAGATTTAACTTCGAAAGAAGATTTAAATTATAAGGCTTAGGTTATTATGTTATATATATGCTACTTAATAAAGTTCGaagattttttgtaaaacgtttgcaaCTTTGTATATAGACACTATAATATAATTGAAATAATGTTCgttcatttattaaaattacctttttaaacttttattggtattattattattagctacaattagttatataattaCATAGTTTTTGTAATGCAACAGCCATAGCTTTTATTCGCTGCGTTCCGGATACTTGTTTTATTACGTGTTTTCGTTGCAGCTATACAGTTGTAGATAGGGGCTAAACGATGCGCATTTCCAACAATGAGGAATCGTTCAGGCTCTAGAGCAAGAACTTTCAACCGCTTTGGGCAGAAACTTGCAAAACCAAAGTAACGAGAGTGTTAGGACCGAACCCGGAAAAATTGATATCAAATATGCTGATATAGGAACAGAAATTAGTGCGGCATGAGGATATACTGTGTGCCAATGAAAATGCGAAATTGTGTAATATAGCTAGTGTGTGATctatcacaaaaaataaaaccacaACAAAAGTTATAGCATGCAGATGCTGCTATTTTGCCAATTATTCCGGCCGTAGGATAATAATGTTAAACTCATCAACAACGCACTTTGAATAAATCCGTCTTGGGTGCCACGACCTGGAGAGCGTAAGACAACACTGAACAAAATCAAGCACCAATATAGAATTACTTAGTGTTTTAAAACAACGTTTGTTAAAATTGTTAATAACTTAAATAAGGTCTTGTAGGATAAAATTGCACAACTTTTAAATtagaatgaaatatttttctgtgcGATTTAGTAATCTCGTGAAATGTTTTTCCTTAAAAACCATTCCATCTTCAGCTAATTCATCTTCAGAATCGTCATGGCTTAGCTTGATCAACagcaataattacaaaaattggCTAAAGACTAGCCTCGCCCTTCGGTAAGTCATCGATGTAATAAGCTTAGGTGTAGAAAAAAACATTGGTGATATGCCTCTTTCATCTATTTCTAGATTTGCCTGTGATTTTGTTTCCCCGGTTTTAGAAGATATTGTACgaaaaatgcattttgacCTGTTACGTAAAAATGGATACCAAGCACTCAGCTCAATGACCTCTTTAAAACGGTATCAAGTTTGGATAAAGTATTCTATTCAATATTGCTAGTACTTTAAGGGCAATTCACGTTTTAAAGACATGCACGCATTGATCTTGAAAAAGAATTCCAGGGTGCAGTATAAGTTGCAGCAGCAGCAGATAGCCAGTATAGTCTGGTTTCTGTTGCAAACGGTTATCTTTGCTTGTCAAAATGCTAATGTTGTTCAGAAAAAAAGTTTCCGAGAGCAGTTTATTACATAAATGGATGAGAAGTGTTCTGGATCTTCACAGGCATCCTCCATCTTTTGGTGAAGTCCTGCGAGTTAGTGATGTTACCAAGTGGCCGACGTATGAAGGAGCTTGGGAGATTGCAAAAGTGAGTGATTTGTTTTGGACATTCCTACTTTGCAGTCGCACTATGAATACACCAGACAATAGAACATCAAAGAATTTATTTCTAAGCAGATCCTGATAACTGGATATACTGTACATAACAGTTATGTTTAATTAAGCCAACACAACATATTCGttacacaaaaatttgatcaaaGCAGGAAAAACAATAAGGGTCGTATTATGTTGTTGGTGTAACGGCAGGAATGATGTTCATGGCATAATCGTTTTGCTCCTTTTGCTTCCCATGGCAGTTTGTGACTTTATTACGTTAAACAAAGGCTTCATGAACAATGATATAGTTGGTATGGTCTCACTTTCATATTTACTTCATGTAGGTTTTTATGGCACGAGGTTACAGGAGTGGGGAAGCCGGAGCAACATCGCCAGGATCCTTCGATTCGTCGgcattgttgaattttatGTACAAGTGTCGTCAAGCGGATGGTTGTGTCAGTGATCTTCAGTTGGTCAAAAATATGATAcaggtttgtattttttcagtaACAATCCTTTGAGTAAAATTTCGatattcatgttttttgaagttttgcaAATACTATTCTCATTCTATCTGAACTTTATTCTTGTTTAAAGCTTGCGAGAATagacaatatatatatacttggATGTATTTATACTTTCTTCATTAGAAATGATCCGTTTCAGGTTAGGAATCGCACAATGCATTGCCCCAGACTGGAGTTTAATGATCACGAATttgatgaaaactttgaaagtATTTTTGCCTTACTGCAGGATGAGAAACTTCAAAGTCATGCTATAAAATACCCCGAATCGCAAGGCATATTAGAAAGTCTTGTAAAAGTATGGAGCTTTAATGACGAGCACATAAAATAGGATGAAACTATAAAGGTAAGACAgctattcaaataaaaattttgtgcaaACTGTTCGACAGATGAAAGAGTCCAACCTGAATATCAATTCATCTGCAAAACTAACACTGAACTTATTTCGAGAGGATTTATGGGAAAATGCCGAGTGTTCAAATCCAAACCCATCGGGCAGCACTTACTTGGTATATACACtgcaataaaatcaaatgttCTATTAAATGTGTAGTATACTGTAAAAGAATCCAAAATTAACGCAATCTATTTATAGTCTTTGAAACAACTTGTCAACAATATACTTACCTTGCCTGAGgcaaatgtttctttttcttctcttAATTATCAATTGGGTTCGTTGGAAGCGAAAATATGTGGAAGTCTACAGAACTCGCAGAACACGATACGAAAAGTGTCAAAACAGGTCAGTGTGTTTATAACAACCGATTAAAAAGCCTTCTCCATAAGAATGagaatttttaacttttgaaacttttagtttcaaagtttaacttcaaattttcTGTACTGCAGGTTACCCGAATGAATAGTGAGTTAAGCCAGCTTCGAAATGTGTTGAGCCAAACCCCATCACCAGAAGCGCTGCATGAACAAAGTCAAGATGTACAACAGAAGCGAGCGTTGGAAATAATGACACAAAAACCGAGACAGACAAATGTCAATGGCAATGGTCGTTCCAGTCACTTATCTTCATTGGTTGCCCAAAACGATATTTTCAAACACTACAAAGAATTCAATAGCGGTTATTCGTTTTTACCAAGCAACTGGAAATATGACCAAAGCACTGGCACTGCATTTGGTGAGAACTTGTCCTAATAACTAACGCCATAATATTTCCATTAACAGAAATCAAAGTAATAACCTGGTATGCTTTGAACGGTTAAAGGTATAGAGTTAGGTCAAGATGTTTGTGACAAATCATGATTACTTAGGGTCACAAGTTTATTTAGCGCAAACAGTGTATAATCATAacctaaaaatataaatttcagGAAAAAACTCATTCAACAAAAAGCTTTCTCCAAACGAAAGTTTTTCCTCTGGATCCTTGTTTAGCTCTTGGAAAAGCACTGCAGTTTTTAGAggaaatcaaaataaattgcaCCTTTGTCAATCAGAACGTTTGCTGCATTGTCACACTGCAGCAACATTTGACAATCATGCAAAGGGTGCAAATAGTGCGCACAGGGAAACAAAACGTAACAGCCGCACTTCACAACTACTTACCCTCAAACGCAGCGCTAGTTATGGAATAGAGACTTCAGACGCTAAGCGCGGTAGATTTGATGACGGAAACGACAAGGACGACACAAAAAACAGGAAAATTAATTCGAAAATTCATCAACCTTCCTCGTTGGTAGTAACGCAGGTAGTTAGCTAAGTTTTGCTGAGTTTAATAAACGTTTGTAAATCCGCTTTTGAGCATTACCTTATTCCTTTACGAAGGATAAGAAACCTTTTAAGTCCGGAGGTGGAGGTGGAGGTGGAAGTGGGAGTAATATCACCGGGATGCAAGAGAAATTGCAAAACTATCTTCGTTTACAGGTTTGTGCCTGTCATCAACTTGGGatgtcatatttttattttccgtGTTTTACCGTGCACTATAGGGTGAAGATCGCGAACTTTCGTTCATCGTGGAGAAAGATGCAAGTTTCAAGTATCACAGTAcggtaaaatttatttcaaactacGCTTTAACGTCGTCTGTGTTGTGCGCAAGCAGTAAGGAAGCGGAACAACAAGCAGCTGTTGAAGTAAGTGATAGCTCTATTCATCGGGCGAAAATTTCTAAGTCTTCGGGTTTTACCGAGTGCCATATTTGGCAAGCATTAGCATAGATTAATATTAATCGATTAATCGCTTTCACCTAGGCCCTAAACTGGATCGGATGCCCCTACATTCACGATGTAAATAACGCCAAAGTCTCATTTGATAACTCCTGCCTAGCAATCATTGGAAGGGGTCCAACCTATACAACGTCCAGCGTGGGTAAACAGCTCCACATTTCGTTGGTACAACTTTATAACAACAGTTACATCTCAACCATTGGCGCAGAAAGCATCTTGCCAGACAACAGACTATACTTAAAAGTAAACATACTGTTTTCTGTGGcattaattttttctaaactttttaTCCCATACAAGACTGAGCAAAGTAATGTTTTAATATAATGTATTCAAGGAATGCTATAAAAGTTTCGATTGCAAAGTGGACACTGAAAGTTTGGTGGCTAAAGCAGCCCTCGAAAAACTGGATGTTAACACCGCCGACGTTGCTGACTACAAACGTATGACATTTCAATAACTTTTAACAGTGAACTGTACAAAATCGTACGTTTCTTTTTATTTgcctatttattttatttttattaatttggtTCGCAAGTCAAGTGAGACTCTATCGACACTTAGCaggcaaataaataaaaacgtatGATTTCGCGCGTAactgaataaaaaaattgtgtagCCTAATCATTACATTTATCCAAATGAAGATACAAGTTTCAATAATAGTAAAAGGTGACTAATGAGTCATGACGTTCAAAGAATCCTTGATCATTTAAGTTAAATACGCTCTGCTCCCGgagaaaaaacaataaaaaattcttcTATTGTTTTCGTGTATCGTTTATAGACGCTTTAGGCAGCATTTGCCTAGCAGCCGGGGCAACACTTCCtgtttacgaaacaaacactGTCAGCGAAAGTGGAAAGCTGTGTCGCTCAAGCACTGTGCGAACGTACATTCgagattttttgttatttgacaaGAGCCGGGAAGGGGAAGGGGAAGGCCCCGAAGACCTGTCTCTGGAAAGtgacgcattttatttttgccgtCCTGAGCCAGACATTATCGAAGCTTACTCCATACAAGTAAACTCTCTCCAACTAAAATAGAACGTCATGTAAAAGattattttagtaaaaaaGATATGCCTCAATGAATTaagtttgaaacattttttatcgCCTATTAAAAAGACCTTACTTTTCTTTTACCCAAGCCTCATCGGACACAATTAGCAGCCGAGCAAGATGCGTCTTACACCATCTTGAAATTGTTGAACTGGAGCAGACCCAACTTGAATGCGTGTCGTGGAAGATATAAGCAGGATCTGAAAACTTACGCAGATAACTTGGATTTAACGTCAGTTTTTCACACGCTGCAGGTATTTTTGGATAGTGTTGTGTGAAAGTATATCTTACTCTTCTGTGAATATGCTATTTCCTGTACATCAATGATTAATAGCCAACTCATTTGGTTCGTTACTTTACCAATCTTAAACCCCTGTGTTGAATCTCACACACAATTTGCTGCCTATTATTTACGGGTAGCCGACTGCTTTTAGGTCAAATCCGACGTTGATCTTGTAGAAATGTACAAATGCGTTGTGTCAAGCAGCTGCCTGAAGGGAACTGAAGAGCCTTTATCGGTATCAAGTGACAGGAAGGGATTTGCAACACCACAAGAAGCGAAAGAATCAGCTGCTAGAAATGCTTTGATTATGTTAGGCCAAGATGTTGTTAACTCAAGCTAAGAAACAAGCAGAATACACATCGAATGTAACTCTGGAATACTAAACTCAACTgttctattttttaaatatcgtCTCATAAGATGTTTTCCTGAAGAGTAGCCTACATTAAAAGATACTTTAGCCTTATGTTGGGGttcaaactatttttcacaaaCCTCAGTGAGCTAACTTCAATGTAATATGGCTATGCAGAAAGAAGCTGAAATTCATTTCAATTGTCCAAACTCTGGTTCAATAGGTTCCTGTACGTtacacaagcacaaaacaactATTGCACGGAGCATAATAAAATCTACCATGCCTAACATCTAaagataaacattttcagaaatGAGCAGTAGGTACCGGtacttaaattaaaacttcCCCATTTTAATGGTAGGTTCAGCAGAAACAAATTCTGTTTCAAGTGGCAATAAACCCAACCGTACGCCCTTTGTATAACGTTGTGTTATCGAAGTTCCAATATTTATTGCCACCAGTGCTAAACCACAGGTTCTACTGTAATAAATCGGTCAAAATATAATTCTGACATGACTGGATTGCAGCCAATAACGTAATAATGATTGTTACAAAAGAAATTACCGTGAATTAAATAGACAAGAAATGATCTTTGACGTACGTATGTATTTATACGAGTGAATACGATTATACTTTTTGCGAGCGAAACGTAACCAGACTACACGATCTTAGGTTCAATAAGAACTTGCAGTATGAATGCGATGAAGGTTTAATGGGAACTTAATTTCCTGCAGTCGGTCATCTTGGCCTATAATTacggaaaaattttcaaaagaatgCTTTTAtgcaagaaaaataaattcgCTTGTTGTATAAATTGACATATAAGACATGTAGATTATTGTGTTCAAAGAAACGAGCTTCAACAACTTGATAGGCCTACACTAAATTCTCCGAAACATCTAACTGTTTAAAAAGAGTAATTGGATACTTTTCTTCTAAGTACCGGTATCGCATTGACGTAGTACCATGGTACTACCCACCTCCAAACAAATCATCATGCAGCTACATGACAGGTTTCTTTTATCGAGTGTGAGAAACATGTTAATAGTAGCAACCACATACATGATGAAGCaaagttttcagaaaaaaatccaatttgtaaaagaaatttaagtGTGTCATGAATCACGATGTAAGAAGTTTGCATACCACAGTcaagaataaaacaaaacaacaacgaCATATACTTTAAGATTTTGACAATTACAagacttttataatttatctAGTCGATTTTCATGCGCTGTGTTGTCATCCTGTAAATTATACTGTCTCGTCCTGGATCCATAAACCAGATAGCATATGAAGCCGCAAGTGTGGCTAACACAAAGACCACCATGAACCAGAAGATCATGTTGGCTATTACTGGATAATCTTTACTTTTCGGCATGACAAGACCTTTGATATCAGTATGAACATTGATACTTCTGGTATGACGGGAATGAATTTCATCAAATGAACGAGGGTTTGAATAGATATGAGCTTCAGCGAGCAGCATACCCTTGTAAAGATTGTTGAAGGAGGCAACAACCTGAGATTTCAATAAAGCAGGGATGCGATTTTGGTATAAAATTTGAAGTTTGCTGTGCAATTGAATTACTTGACAGTTAACAAAAGAACCAGAACAGTCAAACAAAATCAGAGTATtaattttgaagaaattaaaaatgaaaatttttaactgggcaaaatcaaaataaaagcaattgtAAATGACCTGTAAGTGTTAACAAACTAAAACCTATATTTTGTTCTTGCACAGAAGTAAAATTCTCTGTGGCACAATGTTTTAGAAAAGGTTAGCACTTACATTTGGAAGAACTTTCTCCAACACACGTATGGCAGTATCAACCTGACATGATTTAACACCATACACTTTTGCCAATTTATGTAGGCCagtcaaagaaaaataaaagaagtCAGGCACAGAATCAAATACTGCTTCAGGGTTTATTTCCAGCTATTTAGAGAAAAGGAAAGTACTGTTTACTCCAACTAACGAAACAAGTTATACACTAATCATGTTTCTGCACAAACTTACATAGTTTACTATATCCAGCATTGCCTGTAATTCACCAAAGAAAAACGCTTCTGTAGTTCTTTCAATATCAAGACAGTAAGCACTGGTCCAGTTTGATGCCACTGAATTGCTTTCCTGCAATCTTTGCCTCATTTGTGTAACTGTTTTGCTTTCATCTGTACCAGCTGTATTATCAGATACCAGTGTCCTTAACAGCTGcatattttaatataaaatgacaatgatttttaaaaccatGTATGTATACATAATTTTAGGGTAAGTATGATGTGATATAGCTGAAGCCAGTCAAGATGCTGGATTGCTGAACGCTgcctaaaagtataacacatcttaaaaacatttatactttttacAATAGTTGCCAAGCTTATTTAGAATACTTTAAGAGCGATATTCCAAAATTTGTACCTCCCCATCTGAAAGTAGCCGAACAATGGTGGGTTTTTTCTTGTCATACTTCGATCCAAtgtgaaaaataatattttcagaaaatatctCAGAAATATccatattttttgtattatacTTCACCACAcactgtatttaaaaattttcacatATTAGATTCATAACTAGATTTATGCAAATTCATTTCACACCTATTAATTAGTTGCAATATAGtcattaacaaaatttttacctCATCCAAACCGATATGCATGTCATCATCTGCGagtaaattaataaataaatttgccTGAGGTCGATTGAAAACATCCATCTTTTTGACTCCTAAAAACATTACATaataaatttcacaaaaaatacaagaagTATATATAACAAGGGCATGGAATGGAACGAAAAATTCAGTATGGAATTGTGAAAGTATAGAGTAGAGTGGAAGATTTCATTTATGGAATGGAACAAATCTTCCATACTTGTTCATATTGATGTTGTTTTCATATTAAGTGTGTGTTCACTCTCTTTCAAGAGCAGTTTTGAATTCACATCCACACAATTGAACTAAGTTTATGGATTTCCAAAACAGTATACGCACatttatacaataaaaatgcatttatcAATTGAATTTTCTTGCATAATAGATCACTTACAGTATGCATAGTGCACAACACGCATAGTCCGTGAAGAAAATGTCTAATTAGACAAACAATATGCTTCTCTGGCTTGAAGGAAGAGAGTTCACTTTATGTAGATTTATTAATTTTCTGTTccataaaacttttaaattggaAAGTATTGTTTCTTCCATTTCAAAGGTGTAAATATCGTACAAAGTATGGAATACGAAATGGAATACATTTAGGTATGGAATTAAGTGGAAGATATTGCAGGATATGGAATATTTCTATATCATTCCAGTCCATAGCATGCCCAtaatatacaaatatatatacatacaccCATTTCAAGGGCTTGAATCAAGAACCTTCACCAGCCACAAACTAGATGGAAATACATTCCTCATTAGTATAAAGTAATCTACAATTTACAAAAAGCTAAAACCTTTCCAATGTGAGTTGGTCTGGGTTGAGAAACCCATTAAATAATCCAGCACGCCAGTCACATCACTCAGTTGAATTTGATTTGAAGTCTGAAGAAGTTCAATATTGCTTGGAACTGATAAAAAGCATAGCTCTGCTAGACCTTTGCTGAATAATCCTAAATCAGTAGCAATGTAACAGTTagaaaaacagtttttgcaAAGACTTGCCGTGGTCACGTTTACGACACATTAGGAATTTCACACACTAAGAAACTGTAGTGGAAGTTTGTCACTCGCACATAGCACATGAGACTTATCAATGTGCTCACAGAATTCTTTCAACTTCAATAGACAAACACGGCAAGAAAGTTGGTGgtttgaatgccaatttaAAACTGAGAATAGTGTTgtgctaaaatttttatctttgctTGCATGTTTTTTCATTGGAAACTGGCAGTTTTAGTCTTGCTTACAGGACCTTACATAAACACTGTTACTTTCTACATAATTGCATATTTAATGAAGACATTATATCACATCAACAAGCGTAACACATTTACATAATAATGTCCAAGCAACCAGAATCAGGCATTTTTAACATACCTGCAATAAAAATGATGAACGAAACCTCTTTCATTATCATAATATATTTAGAAGTTACGACAAAAATGCTGAAATGTAATTTGATGTATTTAATGTACAGTATTACATTGATATGTATAATTGTACatagaaaacaaaatgaaacctttttgaaagtaaacaattttacaaaatcatAAATTGGTACAAAATATGCACCTAATATAGTAGGAG contains the following coding sequences:
- the LOC143449251 gene encoding uncharacterized protein LOC143449251 isoform X2, which encodes MYNKLVSRLKRGCKNAKDTARFIRTRNNGAEAVQQGFSHSSDRGLCDKQDQQHLSVDKSVLRKDEVETSQSGSVVDVEQILRNESSWLSLINSNNYKNWLKTSLALRFACDFVSPVLEDIVRKMHFDLLRKNGYQALSSMTSLKRKKVSESSLLHKWMRSVLDLHRHPPSFGEVLRVSDVTKWPTYEGAWEIAKVFMARGYRSGEAGATSPGSFDSSALLNFMYKCRQADGCVSDLQLVKNMIQVRNRTMHCPRLEFNDHEFDENFESIFALLQDEKLQSHAIKYPESQGILESLVKMKESNLNINSSAKLTLNLFREDLWENAECSNPNPSGSTYLSLKQLVNNILTLPEANVSFSSLNYQLGSLEAKICGSLQNSQNTIRKVSKQVTRMNSELSQLRNVLSQTPSPEALHEQSQDVQQKRALEIMTQKPRQTNVNGNGRSSHLSSLVAQNDIFKHYKEFNSGYSFLPSNWKYDQSTGTAFGKNSFNKKLSPNESFSSGSLFSSWKSTAVFRGNQNKLHLCQSERLLHCHTAATFDNHAKGANSAHRETKRNSRTSQLLTLKRSASYGIETSDAKRGRFDDGNDKDDTKNRKINSKIHQPSSLVVTQDKKPFKSGGGGGGGSGSNITGMQEKLQNYLRLQGEDRELSFIVEKDASFKYHSTVKFISNYALTSSVLCASSKEAEQQAAVEALNWIGCPYIHDVNNAKVSFDNSCLAIIGRGPTYTTSSVGKQLHISLVQLYNNSYISTIGAESILPDNRLYLKECYKSFDCKVDTESLVAKAALEKLDVNTADVADYKHALGSICLAAGATLPVYETNTVSESGKLCRSSTVRTYIRDFLLFDKSREGEGEGPEDLSLESDAFYFCRPEPDIIEAYSIQPHRTQLAAEQDASYTILKLLNWSRPNLNACRGRYKQDLKTYADNLDLTSVFHTLQVKSDVDLVEMYKCVVSSSCLKGTEEPLSVSSDRKGFATPQEAKESAARNALIMLGQDVVNSS
- the LOC143449252 gene encoding renin receptor-like, with amino-acid sequence MIMKEVSFIIFIAGLFSKGLAELCFLSVPSNIELLQTSNQIQLSDVTGVLDYLMGFSTQTNSHWKGVKKMDVFNRPQANLFINLLADDDMHIGLDECVVKYNTKNMDISEIFSENIIFHIGSKYDKKKPTIVRLLSDGELLRTLVSDNTAGTDESKTVTQMRQRLQESNSVASNWTSAYCLDIERTTEAFFFGELQAMLDIVNYLEINPEAVFDSVPDFFYFSLTGLHKLAKVYGVKSCQVDTAIRVLEKVLPNVVASFNNLYKGMLLAEAHIYSNPRSFDEIHSRHTRSINVHTDIKGLVMPKSKDYPVIANMIFWFMVVFVLATLAASYAIWFMDPGRDSIIYRMTTQRMKID
- the LOC143449251 gene encoding uncharacterized protein LOC143449251 isoform X3, whose amino-acid sequence is MYNKLVSRLKRGCKNAKDTARFIRTRNNGAEAVQQGFSHSSDRGLCDKQDQQHLSVDKSVLRKDEVETSQSGSVVDVEQILRNANSSSESSWLSLINSNNYKNWLKTSLALRFACDFVSPVLEDIVRKMHFDLLRKNGYQALSSMTSLKRKKVSESSLLHKWMRSVLDLHRHPPSFGEVLRVSDVTKWPTYEGAWEIAKVFMARGYRSGEAGATSPGSFDSSALLNFMYKCRQADGCVSDLQLVKNMIQDEKLQSHAIKYPESQGILESLVKMKESNLNINSSAKLTLNLFREDLWENAECSNPNPSGSTYLSLKQLVNNILTLPEANVSFSSLNYQLGSLEAKICGSLQNSQNTIRKVSKQVTRMNSELSQLRNVLSQTPSPEALHEQSQDVQQKRALEIMTQKPRQTNVNGNGRSSHLSSLVAQNDIFKHYKEFNSGYSFLPSNWKYDQSTGTAFGKNSFNKKLSPNESFSSGSLFSSWKSTAVFRGNQNKLHLCQSERLLHCHTAATFDNHAKGANSAHRETKRNSRTSQLLTLKRSASYGIETSDAKRGRFDDGNDKDDTKNRKINSKIHQPSSLVVTQDKKPFKSGGGGGGGSGSNITGMQEKLQNYLRLQGEDRELSFIVEKDASFKYHSTVKFISNYALTSSVLCASSKEAEQQAAVEALNWIGCPYIHDVNNAKVSFDNSCLAIIGRGPTYTTSSVGKQLHISLVQLYNNSYISTIGAESILPDNRLYLKECYKSFDCKVDTESLVAKAALEKLDVNTADVADYKHALGSICLAAGATLPVYETNTVSESGKLCRSSTVRTYIRDFLLFDKSREGEGEGPEDLSLESDAFYFCRPEPDIIEAYSIQPHRTQLAAEQDASYTILKLLNWSRPNLNACRGRYKQDLKTYADNLDLTSVFHTLQVKSDVDLVEMYKCVVSSSCLKGTEEPLSVSSDRKGFATPQEAKESAARNALIMLGQDVVNSS
- the LOC143449251 gene encoding uncharacterized protein LOC143449251 isoform X1; this encodes MYNKLVSRLKRGCKNAKDTARFIRTRNNGAEAVQQGFSHSSDRGLCDKQDQQHLSVDKSVLRKDEVETSQSGSVVDVEQILRNANSSSESSWLSLINSNNYKNWLKTSLALRFACDFVSPVLEDIVRKMHFDLLRKNGYQALSSMTSLKRKKVSESSLLHKWMRSVLDLHRHPPSFGEVLRVSDVTKWPTYEGAWEIAKVFMARGYRSGEAGATSPGSFDSSALLNFMYKCRQADGCVSDLQLVKNMIQVRNRTMHCPRLEFNDHEFDENFESIFALLQDEKLQSHAIKYPESQGILESLVKMKESNLNINSSAKLTLNLFREDLWENAECSNPNPSGSTYLSLKQLVNNILTLPEANVSFSSLNYQLGSLEAKICGSLQNSQNTIRKVSKQVTRMNSELSQLRNVLSQTPSPEALHEQSQDVQQKRALEIMTQKPRQTNVNGNGRSSHLSSLVAQNDIFKHYKEFNSGYSFLPSNWKYDQSTGTAFGKNSFNKKLSPNESFSSGSLFSSWKSTAVFRGNQNKLHLCQSERLLHCHTAATFDNHAKGANSAHRETKRNSRTSQLLTLKRSASYGIETSDAKRGRFDDGNDKDDTKNRKINSKIHQPSSLVVTQDKKPFKSGGGGGGGSGSNITGMQEKLQNYLRLQGEDRELSFIVEKDASFKYHSTVKFISNYALTSSVLCASSKEAEQQAAVEALNWIGCPYIHDVNNAKVSFDNSCLAIIGRGPTYTTSSVGKQLHISLVQLYNNSYISTIGAESILPDNRLYLKECYKSFDCKVDTESLVAKAALEKLDVNTADVADYKHALGSICLAAGATLPVYETNTVSESGKLCRSSTVRTYIRDFLLFDKSREGEGEGPEDLSLESDAFYFCRPEPDIIEAYSIQPHRTQLAAEQDASYTILKLLNWSRPNLNACRGRYKQDLKTYADNLDLTSVFHTLQVKSDVDLVEMYKCVVSSSCLKGTEEPLSVSSDRKGFATPQEAKESAARNALIMLGQDVVNSS